GGCCTCGGTTGCCCCTGGCTTTGGTTGCCCCTGGCTTCGGTTGCCCCTGGCCTCGGTTGCCCCTGGCTTTGGTTGCCCCTGGCCTCGGTTGCCCCTGGCCTCGGTTGCCCCTGGCCTCGGTTGCCCCTGGCCTCGGTTTCCCCTGGCCTCGGTTGCCCCTGGCTTTGGTTGCCCCTGgcattggtgcccttcaaaagttttccattgacttaaagattttccagtGGAACTGCTCTGCCCAAGATGAAAATGGCCTTTCAACATGTTCGAAGATGAAAATTCCACTCGGTTGGATATCTTCCTGTGCCCAATGGAATTGCCCTGCGAAAATATAAATCGCCTTGCGCTTTGCCCTTTGTAAAATATAAATGGCCCTACCCTTTGccctttgtaaaaaataaatggccttgccctttaaacatgttcaaatatgaaattccacTCTGTTGGATATCTTCCTGCGCCCAATGGAATTCCCCTTTGCAAATTATAAATCGCCTTGCGctttgccctttgaaaaatataaatggccttgccctttgccctttgtaaaaaataaatggccATGCCCTTTAAActtgttcaaagatgaaattccactCTGTTAGCTATCTTCCTGTGCCCAATGgaattgccctttgcaaaatgaaaatggccttgccctttatACATGTTCAAAGATCTCTGTTGGGAATCTTCCTGTTCCAAGTGGAATTGCcttttgtaaaatataaatggccttgccctttaaaCTTGTTCAAATGTGAAATTCCACCCTGTTGGATATCTTCCTGTTTACAAGGgaattgccctttgcaaaatgaaaatggccttgccctttaaaCATGTAGAGATCTCTGTTGGGAATCTTTGTGTTCCAAGTGGAATTGCCCTTTGTAAAATataaatggccttgccctttgaacatgttcaaagatcTCTGTTGGGATATCCTCCTGTTCCAAGTGGAATTGCCCTTTGTTAAATATAAATGGCCTTGCCATttaaacatgttcaaagatgaaattccaccATGTTGGATATCTTCCTGTTCCAAGTCATGTACCAACTCATCAGTAACGCTAACATCCGACTTTCAATTCTAAATATACAAGAATTCGTGGAAGTGGAAATGGTGGTACAAGATCCTTGTTCATGAGCTCCGGTAACTTGACACTGGACGACACAAAGTTCCTCATAAACAGTCGACACACTCCAACATCACCAAGCTAAGACTAAAATACCATGTGACGCACTATTGAAACTTCCCGATATATACACCCTCTTTATGGTGACTTTGGGGTTTTGGCATTTGGCCACGTCATCAAGCGCTCCAGTTTTCCCTAAGTAGTTCATGGACAAGGAAATTAACAAAACTTGCATGTGCTGCACgtattgttttatgcatatgcacgtagtgttttatgcataatgtgcATTGTAATtatgcacactattggtaattatgcAAAATACTTGCTAACAAGTAATCGAgagctttaaaaagaaatggctccctttgaagtaatgtagattttgagacagaagtaatttctcactaaagtatttgaGTTGAATTTGAGACCTGGAGGTATtgattcaagcatctgaaagcacgcaactttgtgcgacaagggtgttttttttctccattattcTCTCCCAACTTGTGCGACCtatttaattcatttttttgaattgttattttatgcatatgttgcaatacaccaagtgagaagactggtctttgacattaccaaaggtgtccagtgtctttaaaggaacacgttgccttggatcggtcgagttggtccataaaaagcgtttgcaaccgtttgttataaaatgcatatgattggaaagatgttttaaaagtagaatacaatgatccacacaaatttgcctcgaaattgcgtggttttccttttactttgcgaactaacaaggtcggccatttattggagtcaaaaatttgacctcCATCtgtccataaatggccgaccgtgttagtcgacgaggtaaaaggaaaaccgtgcaatttcgaggcatgttgtgtgaatcattgtattctacttttacaacatctttccaaccgtatgcatttcataacaaacggttacaaacgcttttcaaagaccaactcgaccgatccaaggcagcgtgttcctttaaggatcaTTACTAGCatggagtttattgctccatgttaCTAGTAAAGGTGCAACCTAAAGGTGCTAATGTTCATACAGCGATCTACAAAAACTAGTCATGGTATTCTTATCAGCCAGCTCTAATCTATCCACGACAGCAAGTACCAACCGCATATCTggccatatatatatattgaggGCTGTAaattcaaacacacacaacacaaacattttccaaaagtCTCCATTTGATCACATTTTTTGAcacttttattgatttctaatcaacgTTGCATGTCAGACAAGAATAATTTAGCACGATGCTTACTTAACCAACTTTATAACAAGTAGGCTTTTgcataaaaattacacaatttcttATCTGGGTCTCACCAAAGTATGAACTTAAATACTTacattaaacactttcggtacagaaaaaaaaaaaaagttcacagatttacaaataatttggtaatggtgaaagacttctcttgaaatattgatccatgaaatgctttactttttgagaaaacattaaaacaatatcaattctcgatagcaagaattacggatttattataaacacatgtcatgacaccaggaaacgcgcgaaaacaggagttggttttcccattatattctcccgactccgatgaccgattgagcctaaattttcacaggtttgttatttcatatataagttgtgataccgaaagtgtataacggcTTTAAACTACCAGTTCAAGCTTCAAAATTAACCTATCATAAGAGTGCACATAATTCCTCTCAATTAAAAACAGAACTTCTAAAGTAGTAGACTTTGAATCAAAAAAGATGGTGAAGAAACCCCAGAGGCTAGATAATAAAGGTTTATatacacagcgccctctgtagCTGGGATAACTCCATACAGATGATGTTATCGCCGTCTTTAACCCCAATGAAAACATTTGTGTCTTGCAGAGACGTACATTATTAAGCTTTCAGTTTCTGCGATATGATTGTCTGACGTAGTTTGTCACTTACTACATAGACCAGCAGTTAACTGAACAATTTGATCTTCTGCTGCTACAGTGTGCTTAatgtttcaggcctgtatgcttcgtttttgaaagggcaagggcaccaacgcattttctccttggtaaagggaaccctatgaggaaattgtgaatttctaattgagcatttccagggcaccaaggcaacgaccagggggcatggaggcaatcacctttattgcctccgtgaagtatcgggctAGTTGTTGTTTATATTTCACTTGTGTACATGTGAATgggatgcgaggtcaaagggtACATCTGGCAGGATCCTGTCGGATGCTTCAAGGCTgccgttattcacgagcctcaaaatGTTGCCGAGTTTTTGTGGCCAGATTTGGAAAATCTTGACTTGAGTTTTCTCGTAATGTTCTGACGGTGCTATCCTACATCTTGACGATAGTCTTTCCGATTCGCTGAGCTGGAAGACTGTTATAAGCTTCACACGCCTCCTCTAGGCTGACACATCGGGAAATGTTTGGTCTGTAAAGACAAGAATTATCAATAAGTAATTATTTGaattcaacaaaaacaaaatggtggttCATACCTTCCTGCGGTCCAGTGTTATTTGTTTCTCCTAACTATGAGTGAATTTTCACAGAATATAACATGTATAACCTTGAGGTGTCCCTCGAAcatcagatttgtttttatttggaagctatcaaacaaacaagaacttgtactttttgtttttcgaGAAGTTTTCTCCTAAAACTGATTCATCAAAATTTAAAATCGTACCTCAGAACTCCATTGCCCATCTCGTTGATTACAGACTGAAAAATATCTGAGATGCCATTATTAAGGAAAATAAAATCTCCACTTGTTGTGCTACTTAGATGCAGCACTccatgcttccgtaagcgccgattctgtgcttacggtaagcagagccatgaaattgggccctggtggttagactgcacgacttgcaaccacaaggttgtgggctcGAAATCCCcaaagctaactgctgatttcacaaggACTagaacaagtacatgtactgtctCCTAGTTGCTGATCagaatttcttgatttgtgcaactcataatcatatatgttaaaggaacacgttgccttggagtggacgagttggtctacaaaaagcatttataaccaattgttataaaatgcataccgttagaaagatatttaaaagtagaatacaatgatccacacaaatttgcctcaaaattgcgtggttttccttttactttgcgatctaccatggtcggccatttatgggagtcaaaaatttgactcccgtaaatggtcgaccatgttagtcgacgaggtaaaaggaaaaccatgcaatttcgaggcatgtctgtgtaaatcattgtattctacttttacaacatctttctacccatatgcattttattaaaaacaattacaaatgcttttcaaagaccaactcaaccaatccaaggcaacgtgttcctttaaaccaatgtttgtatgagagttGTCTGTTGACAGCTTGGCTTTTGTATCCCCTTGCGGGAGTTTCCCCGAGTTCCCTGATggaaagatcatctaaacaaacaaaaacaacaaacaacaagtaTATGAACTGCACATGATTCTGGagtttaaagggtggctgcagtgtttttttttattcatttaaacgattaaacatgactttttagacctgaaatattttttaatattttttattaaatgcgcaagtatttttaaaaatggttttcaagagattaaacgtttgcataaacgtgacgtcatgtcggtaacccaagttgtcgggccccctggctgtgtgcatatagaaactaagcactgtgtggcctggtacctaggcacgtgtagttagggaccagactcttttttgaattcccgacgtgacgtcgatggtaggggcggtaacaatccacaaaaggggggggggcatgacgtATTCActcattacgcaagtcagatatgtcgggaataacaaaacacattttattgatgttcaatacatatgtcagaaataaatgacagaaaaataactgttttattttaattcactgcagcatccctttaattaGAAATATTTGTCAAGGATACGGAGGAATCTTCCCAGTTGTCCGCAAGACAAGTTCCAGACTGTCTCATTAAGGAACGAGATACTAGCACCTCTCATGTGAAGAAGACGAGAATCAGGCGGATCAAGCTATGAGAAAAGGAAGAGATGTTAATTTGAGTccattaaaatcaaaatgatgAGGATTATCTGTGTCGCTGCCAAATAAAAAACTGCCAAAGTGGCAACCCCCCAGAGTCATCAAGGAAGTCAGGTCCATTTATATTGCATAGCATCACAATAAAAAATGACAAGACcaatcaatacatgtacatctgatGAGCAGTAAAAAAATCAAGAAGTAGAtgccaaaaaaaacaatgacactGCAGAGGGATCCATTTTAGAAGCAGAGCTTTTGCGCAATGGTCAGTTAAAGCATGTATAGATAGATAGAGCTCGTAGTGTTCGTAGAAATCATTTGTGCATGCAATAAAACAGAAAACAGAGAATGCTGagcccaatgggagactttctgggacgatagagggcagcagacttaccgggtaaatccattgttctcagaattatgcgcatgttcagaactacgtaaacaatggaaatttacccggtatgtctgctgccacctagcgttggaaagtctcctattgtcatCTTTTGCAAGTAATCCCAAATGGAATTAGAAAAAATGTTCCTTaaaaaaagtgtgttttcaAGGTTGTTTTGAAATTTCTTTTGTCCGGTTGTGGCTCTGATGGAAAGTGGACATGGTGGAAGGCCatgcaatacatgtatatgtctGTCTCCACCTGTTGTCTACAAATCTTGTTACCTGAAGATCCATTTGTGTCGTGACCCATCGACCTCCGACCCCTAGCGCTGAGATGACCTCATGTTTTGTTGGAAGCGTctgaagtttcttttgtttcCTCGGACTGAGCATCGGGTCTACCTCCTCCTTCGGGAACATGCTCACTGGGAcaagaaaaataatattgatagtggcttcttacatgtatatagcgtTCATATCCGTCAATCAGTGAgcgcgcttcaacattcagtgtttgcctgcaaggtatgtggggctacatttgaagtatgagacctactccttttgtgtagcaccatgcaatggtttacaaggtgctgtggcgcaacatgcagccaatcaaaccaggaacacctgggcgtACCCCTTCTATTCTTGATAagagcactgggttcttttatgtgccttacacaacacacgggaccaacagctttacgtcccatccgaaggaagaCGCATCATGGTCAACTGCCtgttaaggacacaagtgtcttgcccgaacccacactctgctgatcagaatcacCACAGCTCGAGTCCCGTGCTCTTATCCGTCTGGCCTCCATGTAATATGGACCAGTTCCCTACATACTGCTTTAATAAGGGTCATTTTAAAAGATAAAAAGGGAAAGTTAAAAACAGGAAACTTGCTGGTACGTATTAAATCTCTTTtaaaagcctttttgaggtatggcggacgcgATACACGCGCGTCACATGctgcgactgatgccacgctcaccatgtttgtggtcattaggtttacgtgtaaacgccgcgtcgcctaaaatgcgcactttacagaataacacacgttctatttctagtggtcaatacgcacaaatttaccacaactttacagttttgtagcattgtgtgcccgccatacctcaaaaaggcttatgggagtgttggctctgaaaagagccggtgtggtctcgacgtttcaaacagtatactctgctcaacTTTGAAGATGGCGTAAGGCCTGCAGTCCAGTTAAATTTCAAGCCCAGGATACCGATGCCTGGTCTTAGAACTTAAGGTGGGATTGCGGCCGAGTGCCTGAAATTTTCATCTGGGTCATCGACCTAAAAGTTTGCATGGAGCTGTTTAAGATGAAATACTTACCCCCATCATCTAAGATGCAGTCCACACCAAGTCCTCCAGTTTCCTCAATACACTGTTGGGTTAAGGCATACTTCTTACTCTGATCTGTCTCAATTACTTGGGCTGTAGAAAAACAATCATTCATTATTTAAGTTTGAAtcctttagagaccatagtgGCCACAAGTGGCTTGTTCCAAATTGCCCATGGCGGTCACAAACGACTGCAAAGTTTGATCTACTTCGACTCACATAATGAGCTCATGTCCAGATATGAAACTttccaatgtttgttttaaaacacagTATCCAAATTTCTAAACACAAATttctgtttcatgttattttggtGGAAAGTTTTGCTGATAAACTTTGATTATTAAAGAAATGAACAATATTAGCGTTGTCTGGTCTGGGTATTTTGTGATGATTTTTTAGAAGTAAATGGTCACATAAAGGAAGGACTTTTTCAAAGTGTGTACTTCATTAGGTAATTCGCTTTATTACGGAACTCTAAATCACTTATTACACACTACCTCATATCATCAGGTCAAAGTCTTTCGGAATTTCTTTCTCAAccccttaggagtatgcagccccTGCATCTTAGTAAATGGCTTTTTTGATAAAAGATCCAGGGGTGTGGGGCAGTGggtggtaggggggggggggggtctcacCAAGCTCTGGTTTGAAACTTTCTAGGTAGATGGATTCTTCCTGTGATGACGCTGTGGCGAGTACTTTAGCTCCCCAATGTTGGGCCAACTGGATCGCTATCGTCCCACTTgactataaaacaaataaagggAAGAACttgccacaattattattattgcaaaaaATAGCAAGTGGCCTGACGCTacgaccccagcagagtctttcttgaaggctaaacagaaagactctgctagggtcagggcccaattacatagagatgctaagcacaaacatttgcttggcatgaaatttctcccttgataaaaacaggactaccaaccaaatttccacatgattctcaggataagcaaacaacagctgaataccagtaacaaacaatatgcaaaaaattgaaatttggttggtattcctgtttttatcaaggaagagaagtcatgctaagcaaatttttgtgcttagcagctctatgaacttgggtcCAGGCCATTATCAATTTGTTTGCACCTACAcaataggtccttttggttggtaagcagtttgcaacaggtaatactatttttttctattactattattattattatatttttcggtaataaaaccaaggatgtctcataagtgaacttcatcactgtagcacacaagcctgaggaaacctgtgaaCAAGGGTGCTTTCTACACGCAACAGGAACACGGGGTTTATCTCACTATGATaagtgttctttttttttaattatttgcacTACTAGTCCTAGTCTTAATTTCCTAAACAAAAGACAGAGCAGTTATGGTAAAGCattttgctcaaggatacaCAGTGGTCTCATGACAGGGACTCTAACCCACACTAACTCCTGATCAGAAACaaaagagcttgagtccggtactcttaactgcttggccgagcggttaagagcaccgaattcaaactctggtgtttctga
Above is a window of Asterias rubens chromosome 11, eAstRub1.3, whole genome shotgun sequence DNA encoding:
- the LOC117296490 gene encoding quinone oxidoreductase-like protein 1 isoform X2, producing MFLLFAIHLDLAEPVPEPEEDQVLIHVEACGLSSIRLDVIKELSLDRQHLPIGREVAGVVTKIGGSVSRCKVGDEVAAFLPVDSVCSGCAEYCVANEYDLVIKPMRVSFHDAAACISDAVKAYTALHYMARVCAGDTVLVINGASSSGTIAIQLAQHWGAKVLATASSQEESIYLESFKPELAQVIETDQSKKYALTQQCIEETGGLGVDCILDDGVSMFPKEEVDPMLSPRKQKKLQTLPTKHEVISALGVGGRWVTTQMDLQLDPPDSRLLHMRGASISFLNETVWNLSCGQLGRFLHIFQSVINEMGNGVLRPNISRCVSLEEACEAYNSLPAQRIGKTIVKM
- the LOC117296490 gene encoding quinone oxidoreductase-like protein 1 isoform X1, producing MRSVCLDRGPNGKSLNAVLNTDEPVPEPEEDQVLIHVEACGLSSIRLDVIKELSLDRQHLPIGREVAGVVTKIGGSVSRCKVGDEVAAFLPVDSVCSGCAEYCVANEYDLVIKPMRVSFHDAAACISDAVKAYTALHYMARVCAGDTVLVINGASSSGTIAIQLAQHWGAKVLATASSQEESIYLESFKPELAQVIETDQSKKYALTQQCIEETGGLGVDCILDDGVSMFPKEEVDPMLSPRKQKKLQTLPTKHEVISALGVGGRWVTTQMDLQLDPPDSRLLHMRGASISFLNETVWNLSCGQLGRFLHIFQSVINEMGNGVLRPNISRCVSLEEACEAYNSLPAQRIGKTIVKM